The nucleotide sequence GAAGTGGCTTATCATGAGCCTCATATAGCTTTAGATGGGGGTGAAGGGGGTTTAGAGTCTATTCGTTATTTAATTGAAAGTTCGCCGCCATATTTACGTTCTGGCGGCATTTGGTTAATTGAAATGATGGCCGGACAAGCGGAGCAAGTCGCTCAATTATTAGCGTGTCAAGGAAGTTATCAAAACATTCAAATTTTCCCAGACTTTGCCGGTATTGAGCGCTTTGCTTTAGCTTACCGGCGTTAGTGCTATTTAACTTAAATCACGATTAATCTGAGCAAACAAATCTGGCCAATTAATAGAAGCCGCTTGTTGTTCCTCTTCTCTCACTTCAAAAGTCTTATGACAGGCATTAGGAAGTTCTAAAGCTTCCACACATAACTCGGCGATGGCTTCCCGACTCACTTGACCTTTTATATTATCCCCTTGAGCAAACATTAAAACTTTATCTGCGGGTTTTTCGGTTAAAGCACAGGGGCGAACAATGGTATAAGCTAACCCACTTGAACGCACAACCTCCTCTCCTCGAAACTTCCAAGTCAAAATACCCCCTAATTGATCATTCATCCGCACCGCCGGCGGTTCTTCTTCTAAATTAATCCCAGGACGACCCGGACGAGTTACTCCGGCCGAACTAATCATGATAAATTGGGGTTTAGGTTTACCGCCATAAGCCTTGATTGACTCAATTTCTATGCCAAACAATCCCGGCGAAAATTTAGGATTGAGTCCCCCATTATATTCAAACTTACTCAGCATCAACTGCATGGAATAAACTTTACTCGCATCAAAAGCGCCGGCTTCGGGAACCGTTTTAGCCCGAAAAACCGGAATTAAATCGGCAAAAGGAATCTGTATAGTTTGGGTAAAGTTATAAATCGTATCAAAAGAATAACAGTAACCTATACCATCCCATTTCCCCTCACAACGAATAATAAATTTATAACGTTTACCATCTCCTTGAACCCTCAGTTCAATTCCTTCGTATTCAGATAAATCCAAAGGCGGCTCTAAATTGCGGGTCCGCACAGAAGCAAAGCCCCCGTTATTATCTGTTGACACATTCCCTGAAAAAACTGCTCGTTTTGAGTCGAGTCGCAAAGAACTTTGGCTGACTCCTCCCATCACCACATCATCCACCGCTCCCCATGTTTCTTTTAACTCAGTGCTGGGCTTAGTGAAATCAAAAAGGGTTCTTTCTGGAAGTTTAAATTTTAAATATTTTTGCGCCGCTTCTATTAGATTTTTAATGCCTTGATACTCCACCATCTCGGGGCTATCTACCACTTCAGGTAGATAAAATTTTATTCCCTGATAATACTTTTCTCTGCTAGGCGTATCTCCTTCTACCGGTTGTACCCGCACTCCTGTACAACAAATTATCGCCGCTACATTTTCCATTAACTTTGGGGTTAAGGTTTCTTTAAGAGTCAGGTCGGCTTCAAACAGTTCTACTTTATCCCCTAATATTTCCCTCGCTTTTTGACTATCCCTGACTAAAGCACGTACAGGATATTTATTGTCTAATAAACGACGAACCACGCGCTTACCAACTCCGCCTGTTGCCCCGGCTACCAAAATTGTTCCCATATTCTTTTTCCCCAAATTTACAGTTTGAGTTTGTTGATGACCTCTAAACAGTCGTTGCCAGCAACTGAAAAAAGGAATAACTTCAAAATAATTTAACGTTTCAAAAAATCGTCCGGCATCCCATCGAGGGGGATTTTTTTGATTCATTGTCATCTGCTCCATATTTTTTCTATTCTAACTTTGCAGTTTGTAACATTTTTTCCATAAGGCATGGTCAGAAATCTCTAAACCTGTGTTAGGTTATTAATAAATAAGAGTTAGGTTCAGTTGCGGCAATTGTTTCTAATCTTGATGGATTTCATCGCTAGGTTATAGGCTGGCTGTTGTTTCTGACATGGCTCTACTGCATTGTGATTTGATTTTTGGAGATAATCCATGGCGATTTACGTTGGTAATTTACACTACGAGGTAGAAGAAGGGGAATTACGTGAGGTTTTTGCGGAATATGGTACAGTGAGGCGAGTTTATTTACCTGAAGACCGAGAAACGGGGAAAAAACGGGGTTTTGGCTTTGTAGAAATGTCGACAGATGATGAAGAAGACAAAGCAATCGAAACCTTAGACGGTGCTGAATGGATGGGTCGTCAGCTAAAAGTCAACAAAGCTAGACCTCGGGAAAATGACAACAGGGACAGTAATCGTGGATCAGGTGGCGGCTATCGCAAAAATAATAATTTTTCTCGTCGTGGTGGCGGCGACTATTAATTCTAATAGAAGTGAGAGATTAGATTTGGGATTAGTTTAATGTCGGGTTTCTTGCCTATTCTTTTTCCAGCAATTAATTAATCTAACACTAACTGTATTATGTGCCGCTATTCCTCTTCACTCGGGGAAAATAGCGGTAATTCCCCTTAAAAACTTTCTCAGGCAAAATTAGGAGTTACGCACTCCTAATTAAAAACAATGATTTTATGTCATCTCAAACCCTACTGATTTCATTACAGTGCGTAAGTCCTAAAAATTTAAACCTCACTCAGGGAGGACGGGGTTTTATTTACTGAGAGGAATCTTTTTTCGCTAAACATTGATATTGATGTTCATTGATTCTACCGGCTTCATAAAGGGTTTCTGTGATCTCAGAAATACTTAAAACAGAATAAGCATTATAGCCATGATTTTTAAGTTTATCTTTCACGCCCTCTTCATGATCGATAAAAACGACAATATCTTCTACCTTTAAACCGGCTGATTTTAATTTTTCTGCCCCTTCCATCGCACTTTTGCCACTAATTAAAACATCATCAACCACCACCACTTTTTCCCCAGGATGAAAAGTTCCCTCAATCACTCGACGAGTGCCATGAGCTTTGACTTCTTTACGAGGGTAAATCATGGGATGATGTAAAAGTAAAGATAGGCCGGTAGCAGTGGGTAATGAACCATAAGGAATGCCGGCAATGCGATCAAAGGTTAAAGTTAGAAGAATTTCTGCATAAGCATCTAAGACTTGATGAAAGAGTTGGGGATTAGAAATAATACGACGTAGATCAATATAATAAGAAAAAGTTGCCCCCGATGCTTGTAGATAGTCTCCAAACAAAAGACAGCCTATATCATATAGCTGTAAAATCAAATTTTGATGGGGATGTTGCTTTAAAAAACAGACGTTAGGAGTCCAAAGTTGAGCCGGCAAATCTTCTTTTGCTATCTCAGTTCTAGTTTGATTAATTTCTTCTCTTAAAGCTTTTATTTCTTGAGCGACATTCTTTTTGAGCAAGAAGTCTTGCGGCACAGGAATTAATAAATTATTCCCTTCTTGAGATAAACCTGCCGTTAAAATTGGCTTAAGATTATTACCTTTATCCCAAATACTTCGTATCAAAATAATTCTTTCAGTGGCATAACTCCGTACTTGGTTAAGAATTTCGGGTTTGGTAGTTCCTACTTCTAAAAAGAGTTGCTCGGGAGAACCCCAAGTTTGAGCTTCTCTGACTACTTGTAAATAAAAAGGATTTTCAGCAGTGGGATATTCTTGTAGGTTGATCGCTCCGGCATTATTGGTATGACATAAAATAAATACTCCTTTATCTGGATAGACTAAAAAAGAAGCAACATGATCCAGACCAGCATAA is from Gloeothece verrucosa PCC 7822 and encodes:
- a CDS encoding CIA30 family protein, translating into MNQKNPPRWDAGRFFETLNYFEVIPFFSCWQRLFRGHQQTQTVNLGKKNMGTILVAGATGGVGKRVVRRLLDNKYPVRALVRDSQKAREILGDKVELFEADLTLKETLTPKLMENVAAIICCTGVRVQPVEGDTPSREKYYQGIKFYLPEVVDSPEMVEYQGIKNLIEAAQKYLKFKLPERTLFDFTKPSTELKETWGAVDDVVMGGVSQSSLRLDSKRAVFSGNVSTDNNGGFASVRTRNLEPPLDLSEYEGIELRVQGDGKRYKFIIRCEGKWDGIGYCYSFDTIYNFTQTIQIPFADLIPVFRAKTVPEAGAFDASKVYSMQLMLSKFEYNGGLNPKFSPGLFGIEIESIKAYGGKPKPQFIMISSAGVTRPGRPGINLEEEPPAVRMNDQLGGILTWKFRGEEVVRSSGLAYTIVRPCALTEKPADKVLMFAQGDNIKGQVSREAIAELCVEALELPNACHKTFEVREEEQQAASINWPDLFAQINRDLS
- a CDS encoding RNA recognition motif domain-containing protein — encoded protein: MAIYVGNLHYEVEEGELREVFAEYGTVRRVYLPEDRETGKKRGFGFVEMSTDDEEDKAIETLDGAEWMGRQLKVNKARPRENDNRDSNRGSGGGYRKNNNFSRRGGGDY
- a CDS encoding bifunctional orotidine-5'-phosphate decarboxylase/orotate phosphoribosyltransferase is translated as MSFFEKLQNAIAQNQSLLVVGLDPNPEMMPLEQSSPEDPDNLLTDLWEWLNYVIQETSDLVCAYKPTLGFYQALGIKGLELLLKVLDRIPQHIPIILDAKHGDLNTSTVFARTIFEQWKVDAVTLNPYAGLDHVASFLVYPDKGVFILCHTNNAGAINLQEYPTAENPFYLQVVREAQTWGSPEQLFLEVGTTKPEILNQVRSYATERIILIRSIWDKGNNLKPILTAGLSQEGNNLLIPVPQDFLLKKNVAQEIKALREEINQTRTEIAKEDLPAQLWTPNVCFLKQHPHQNLILQLYDIGCLLFGDYLQASGATFSYYIDLRRIISNPQLFHQVLDAYAEILLTLTFDRIAGIPYGSLPTATGLSLLLHHPMIYPRKEVKAHGTRRVIEGTFHPGEKVVVVDDVLISGKSAMEGAEKLKSAGLKVEDIVVFIDHEEGVKDKLKNHGYNAYSVLSISEITETLYEAGRINEHQYQCLAKKDSSQ